One window of Methanomassiliicoccales archaeon genomic DNA carries:
- a CDS encoding cupin domain-containing protein, whose protein sequence is MGFKAVPYTDVELENVTEEGAEGAKIRWLISKKDQATRFAMRYFEIAEGGHSPLHTHPWEHEVFVMKGKCKVVCDGEESVLTEGGVIFVPENTKHNFQNIGEGELHFICVVPMMD, encoded by the coding sequence ATGGGATTCAAGGCCGTTCCCTACACTGACGTTGAGCTTGAGAATGTCACCGAAGAGGGTGCCGAAGGTGCAAAGATCCGGTGGTTGATCTCGAAGAAAGATCAAGCGACAAGATTCGCCATGCGGTATTTCGAGATCGCTGAGGGAGGGCACTCCCCCCTTCACACCCATCCTTGGGAGCACGAGGTCTTCGTGATGAAAGGTAAGTGCAAGGTTGTCTGTGACGGTGAGGAGTCCGTTTTGACCGAGGGAGGTGTGATCTTCGTACCGGAGAACACCAAGCACAACTTCCAGAACATTGGAGAAGGGGAGCTGCACTTCATCTGTGTCGTGCCCATGATGGATTAG
- a CDS encoding alpha/beta fold hydrolase, with protein MGSEECNDQTLTIIGMQLVGFLANGNFERAHTLFATEMKAAMTPHDLEAAWKGVIQKFGLLLRLNGSRLEREGPYNILYVTGVFASGSILDVKVVFNEACEIAGVWFVPAQSDFKPPEYADPTAFEEKDCTVGNCGLPGKTTIPTGKGPFPAVVLVHGSGPNDMDETLWETKVFRDLAWGLSSDGIAVLRYDKRPKARPDLFDSSIPFTIMDEVIEDALAGVELLTQTKEVDPSRIFVLGHSLGGMMAPRIASLDDRVAGIVMMAGDAAKLEDAFLEQIEYLVNLDGIIDENEAALLVEARETVTKIKELDIGDGEMVLGAGRSYWDDLASYDQMKVASSLKVPMLILQGERDYQVTMEDYDLWKKALSGKIVKFISYPTLNHMMIEGEGPSTPQEYTLPGHLAQEVVEDIVDWIGSLLPDGV; from the coding sequence ATGGGATCGGAAGAGTGCAATGATCAGACGCTCACAATCATCGGAATGCAGCTGGTAGGCTTTCTCGCGAACGGAAACTTCGAGAGAGCTCACACTCTTTTTGCTACGGAAATGAAGGCAGCCATGACTCCCCATGACCTGGAAGCGGCCTGGAAGGGTGTGATACAAAAGTTCGGATTGCTCCTGAGGTTGAATGGATCCCGGCTCGAGAGAGAGGGACCCTACAATATCCTGTATGTTACCGGCGTCTTCGCCTCAGGTTCTATTCTGGATGTGAAGGTCGTGTTCAACGAGGCCTGCGAGATCGCCGGAGTCTGGTTCGTCCCCGCCCAATCTGATTTCAAGCCTCCGGAATACGCAGATCCAACAGCGTTCGAGGAGAAAGACTGCACGGTGGGTAACTGCGGTCTTCCAGGGAAGACGACCATCCCCACGGGGAAAGGACCTTTCCCGGCGGTGGTTCTGGTACATGGTTCCGGTCCCAACGACATGGACGAGACTCTCTGGGAGACCAAGGTGTTCCGGGACCTGGCCTGGGGTCTTTCCAGTGATGGGATTGCGGTCCTTCGCTACGACAAGCGACCCAAGGCCCGCCCGGACCTCTTTGATTCATCAATCCCGTTCACAATAATGGACGAGGTGATCGAAGACGCCTTGGCTGGAGTGGAACTGCTTACCCAAACCAAGGAGGTGGACCCTTCCAGGATCTTCGTGCTGGGACACAGTCTTGGAGGAATGATGGCTCCGCGTATCGCATCGCTCGACGATCGAGTAGCAGGGATCGTCATGATGGCAGGCGATGCAGCCAAGCTGGAGGATGCCTTCCTCGAGCAGATTGAGTACTTAGTCAACTTGGATGGGATCATCGATGAGAACGAGGCCGCCCTCCTGGTGGAGGCAAGGGAGACCGTCACCAAGATAAAGGAACTTGACATCGGCGATGGAGAGATGGTGCTGGGCGCTGGAAGGAGCTACTGGGATGACCTTGCTTCTTATGACCAGATGAAGGTCGCCTCTTCCCTCAAGGTGCCCATGCTCATCCTCCAGGGCGAGAGGGATTACCAGGTCACCATGGAGGACTACGATCTCTGGAAGAAGGCGCTCTCTGGCAAGATCGTCAAGTTCATCAGCTACCCCACTTTGAACCATATGATGATAGAAGGTGAGGGTCCTTCCACCCCGCAGGAATATACTCTGCCTGGACATCTGGCCCAAGAGGTTGTAGAGGACATCGTTGACTGGATAGGGAGCTTGTTACCGGATGGTGTTTGA
- the rfbD gene encoding dTDP-4-dehydrorhamnose reductase, with product MKVAVIGAGGQLGSDLVKVFEDVVALGHKDIEVTDPSSCEVLQKIAPDAVINTAAFHRTDGCENEPEKAFEVNAIGALNVARICSSIGAVNVYISTDYVFSGTSGHYYEEDPVRPINVYGSSKLAGEVLTRAYSPEHYILRVSSLFGTAGASGKGGNFIETMIRNVNKEDGLKVVDDVVMSPTYTLDAAEAIRAVLERGLRFDTYHVTNYGSCSWFEFAQAIFQLLGKTPAIHPIISSEYPTLARRPSDSSLSNHRLREAGIEMRFWKDALKAYLVEKGHIQE from the coding sequence TTGAAGGTTGCTGTTATAGGAGCTGGAGGGCAGCTGGGATCTGATCTGGTCAAGGTTTTCGAGGATGTCGTTGCTCTAGGTCACAAGGATATCGAGGTCACTGACCCTTCGAGTTGTGAGGTCCTGCAGAAGATCGCTCCAGATGCGGTGATCAATACCGCCGCATTCCACCGAACCGATGGCTGCGAGAACGAGCCTGAGAAAGCCTTTGAGGTCAATGCCATAGGTGCATTGAACGTGGCGAGGATCTGTTCCTCGATCGGAGCGGTGAACGTTTACATCAGCACCGACTACGTATTCAGCGGGACAAGTGGTCACTATTACGAGGAGGATCCGGTTCGACCCATCAATGTGTACGGATCGAGCAAGCTCGCAGGCGAGGTTCTAACCCGGGCATACTCTCCCGAACATTACATTCTGAGGGTCTCGTCCCTCTTCGGAACCGCCGGAGCCAGCGGAAAGGGGGGCAACTTCATCGAGACAATGATTCGGAATGTGAACAAGGAGGATGGGCTCAAAGTAGTCGATGATGTTGTCATGTCACCCACATACACACTGGATGCCGCAGAGGCCATAAGAGCTGTTCTAGAGAGAGGGTTAAGGTTTGACACCTATCATGTCACCAACTACGGATCTTGCTCCTGGTTCGAGTTTGCCCAGGCGATATTCCAACTGCTCGGAAAGACCCCCGCAATTCATCCGATCATCTCATCGGAATACCCCACGCTCGCAAGAAGACCCAGCGATTCGTCCCTTTCCAATCATAGATTGCGGGAGGCGGGTATAGAGATGCGATTCTGGAAGGACGCACTCAAGGCCTATTTGGTGGAAAAAGGCCATATTCAAGAATGA
- a CDS encoding desulfoferrodoxin: MTKSMQVYECEVCGNIIEVLREGVGQLICCGEPMILLEVHSSDQGYEKHVPVIERTSKGVKVKVGANPHPMLEEHHIEWIEVCWGAGLSQRKFLKAGDAPETEFCVPADKIKAREHCNIHGLWWGEE, from the coding sequence ATGACTAAGAGTATGCAGGTTTACGAGTGCGAGGTCTGTGGTAACATCATTGAGGTATTGAGAGAGGGCGTGGGACAGCTGATCTGCTGTGGCGAGCCCATGATCCTCTTGGAGGTACACAGCTCTGATCAGGGTTACGAAAAACATGTGCCAGTAATCGAACGCACATCAAAAGGAGTAAAGGTCAAGGTTGGTGCCAACCCCCATCCGATGCTGGAGGAGCACCACATCGAGTGGATCGAGGTCTGCTGGGGAGCTGGTCTGTCTCAGAGAAAATTCCTAAAGGCAGGCGATGCGCCCGAGACCGAATTCTGTGTCCCCGCGGACAAGATCAAAGCCCGGGAACACTGCAATATCCACGGTCTTTGGTGGGGCGAGGAGTGA
- a CDS encoding metal-dependent transcriptional regulator: MRRSSVEQYLKTIKSLQERNDRVCTSLIAKRLGIRPSSVSEFCRKLNNKGYIAWKPYQGARLTERGKEIATRVEQRYQAILRFLILLGVEEDEAIIQACRLEHEISDDSAERLQNLIGKIDLVLPPKY, from the coding sequence ATGAGGCGATCTTCGGTCGAGCAGTACCTCAAGACCATCAAATCCCTTCAGGAAAGGAACGATCGGGTGTGTACTTCCCTTATCGCAAAGCGTTTGGGGATCAGACCATCCTCGGTGAGCGAGTTCTGCAGAAAGCTCAACAACAAGGGATACATTGCCTGGAAGCCCTATCAGGGCGCCCGGCTGACCGAGAGGGGAAAGGAGATCGCTACCAGGGTGGAACAGAGGTACCAGGCCATTCTCAGATTCCTCATCTTACTCGGCGTGGAGGAGGATGAAGCGATCATCCAGGCATGTAGACTTGAGCATGAGATCAGCGACGATTCTGCAGAAAGGCTTCAGAACCTCATAGGCAAAATTGATTTAGTATTGCCACCTAAGTATTAA
- a CDS encoding P-loop NTPase yields the protein MMEVTVISGKGGTGKTTLAAAFASLAQNAVLADCDVDAADLHLILDPLVEERRDFLGLKLAIKDEDKCIDCGRCLDHCRFSAISEDFEIIRDSCEGCAVCQLVCPEDAISMVDRISGEAFISSTRFGPMVHASLMAGEEASGKLVAMVREMARKVAKNSEKDLVLIDGPPGIGCPVIAAISGVSMVLVVTEPTLSGMHDLERVLGVAEHFKIPSAVIVNKADINEDNTNKIRTYCSERDVPFLGRLPYHDSATESMIKGQTLIEHVDNPLAPIIKDMWNKMEEILSE from the coding sequence GTGATGGAAGTCACTGTGATAAGCGGGAAAGGCGGCACGGGAAAGACCACGCTGGCTGCCGCTTTCGCCTCCCTTGCCCAGAACGCCGTTCTTGCGGACTGCGACGTGGACGCGGCTGACCTGCACCTTATACTCGATCCACTTGTGGAGGAGCGGAGGGACTTCCTGGGACTGAAGCTAGCGATCAAGGACGAGGATAAGTGCATCGACTGCGGTCGCTGCCTGGATCACTGCCGATTCTCGGCCATCAGTGAAGATTTCGAGATAATACGCGACAGCTGTGAGGGATGCGCCGTCTGCCAGCTGGTTTGCCCGGAGGACGCCATCTCGATGGTAGACCGCATATCTGGAGAAGCTTTCATCTCAAGCACTAGGTTCGGGCCCATGGTGCACGCATCGCTGATGGCTGGAGAGGAGGCATCGGGGAAGCTGGTGGCCATGGTGCGAGAGATGGCAAGGAAGGTCGCTAAGAATAGTGAGAAGGATCTCGTACTCATAGATGGTCCTCCTGGAATAGGATGCCCGGTGATCGCCGCCATCTCCGGCGTTTCTATGGTCCTTGTGGTTACTGAACCAACCCTGTCGGGAATGCACGATCTGGAAAGAGTGCTTGGGGTCGCCGAACACTTCAAAATCCCTTCCGCGGTCATCGTCAACAAGGCCGACATAAATGAGGACAACACCAACAAGATAAGGACCTACTGCTCTGAGCGGGATGTACCATTCTTGGGCCGGCTGCCCTACCATGACTCGGCCACGGAATCCATGATCAAGGGACAAACACTGATCGAGCATGTCGATAATCCCCTGGCTCCGATCATCAAGGATATGTGGAACAAGATGGAGGAGATCCTGAGTGAGTGA
- a CDS encoding rubrerythrin family protein: protein MKGTIESLAKAFIGESQARNRYTFYSKVAKKEGYEQIAEIFRITADNEKEHAEWLFKLMNRLKKGDPNFDDIDVPADVPTICGDTIANLKSAITGENYEHTRMYPEFAEIARKEGFPEVAERLLNIARAEEHHEERYMKLLKQLEAGTLFKKEKEVWWFCRECGYKHFGKEPPEKCPSCDHSRSYYQLMCEEF from the coding sequence TTGAAAGGGACAATTGAAAGCCTAGCGAAAGCGTTTATTGGCGAAAGTCAGGCGAGGAACCGATACACCTTCTATTCGAAAGTGGCCAAGAAAGAAGGTTACGAGCAGATCGCCGAGATATTCAGGATCACAGCAGACAATGAGAAGGAGCACGCCGAGTGGCTCTTCAAGCTCATGAACCGGTTGAAGAAGGGGGACCCCAACTTCGATGACATCGATGTTCCGGCCGATGTTCCCACCATATGTGGTGACACCATCGCCAACCTCAAATCCGCAATTACAGGGGAGAACTACGAACATACCAGAATGTACCCGGAGTTCGCGGAGATCGCCAGGAAGGAGGGCTTCCCTGAGGTTGCGGAAAGGCTACTGAACATTGCCAGAGCGGAGGAGCATCACGAGGAGAGGTACATGAAGCTCCTCAAGCAGCTGGAGGCTGGCACGCTCTTCAAGAAGGAAAAGGAAGTCTGGTGGTTCTGCCGGGAGTGCGGATACAAGCACTTCGGCAAAGAGCCGCCGGAAAAGTGCCCTTCATGCGATCACTCCAGGTCGTACTACCAGCTGATGTGTGAGGAGTTCTGA
- the rfbC gene encoding dTDP-4-dehydrorhamnose 3,5-epimerase, protein MKFIETAIAGVYIIELERFYDERGFFAEAFQTEKFRALGLEAEVAQTNLSYNINRGVIRGLHFQRPPKAQAKLIRCTRGSIFDVAVDLRKGSPTYRRWVGELLSEENRTMLFIPAEGMAHGYQALENQTEVEYMAFELWAPETEGGYRYDDPAFGIEWPLKDVIVSEKDGTWAPFQE, encoded by the coding sequence ATGAAGTTCATCGAGACCGCGATAGCCGGCGTCTACATCATCGAGCTGGAGCGTTTCTATGATGAGAGGGGTTTCTTTGCGGAGGCATTTCAGACTGAGAAGTTCCGTGCCTTGGGTCTGGAGGCCGAGGTGGCCCAGACCAATTTGTCCTACAATATCAATCGGGGTGTGATAAGAGGACTTCATTTCCAGCGGCCTCCGAAAGCCCAGGCCAAGCTCATCAGGTGCACTAGGGGTTCGATATTCGATGTCGCTGTCGACCTGAGGAAGGGATCCCCAACCTACAGGAGATGGGTCGGGGAGCTACTATCTGAAGAGAATAGAACGATGCTTTTCATACCGGCGGAGGGAATGGCTCATGGATATCAGGCTTTAGAGAATCAGACCGAAGTGGAGTATATGGCATTCGAGCTCTGGGCTCCCGAGACCGAGGGAGGATACAGGTACGACGATCCAGCCTTCGGGATAGAATGGCCTCTGAAAGATGTGATAGTGTCCGAAAAGGATGGAACATGGGCTCCATTCCAGGAGTGA
- a CDS encoding glycosyltransferase family 2 protein, with product MINISDRGNGIVCVIPAFNEEVSIGSVVLEARKHCEHVIVVNDGSVDKTSEIARLAGAEIIDMSRNTGKANALLTGLRHAGTNGFKAIVTMDGDGQHDPGQISSLAAPVLNGESDLVIGSRFLESKHRIPAYRKAGQKVLNGLTNAACELDITDSQSGFRALSKTAISNLDFHSKGYNIESDMICNFAEKGLRVREVPITAIYDVPNKHKKHPVTHGLSVMGRIINTVSKNRPLLMIGVPGFVIACVGLILGFLSLFELTIWGMGWLFQTVVAAFLFTLGFVMCICALVLNSLSDLLRGIKNYLEKQDVKPQCRGADDFLGEMPPETRNILSQNVSSAQGHIPDIALENAVMKEINN from the coding sequence GTGATCAATATTAGTGACAGAGGGAATGGGATAGTCTGCGTCATACCTGCTTTCAACGAGGAGGTTTCCATCGGCAGCGTGGTTCTCGAGGCGAGAAAGCATTGTGAGCACGTCATCGTAGTCAATGATGGATCCGTTGACAAGACATCAGAGATAGCCCGGCTTGCAGGGGCCGAGATCATCGACATGTCAAGGAACACTGGGAAGGCAAACGCACTGCTGACTGGACTCAGACATGCTGGTACCAATGGCTTCAAGGCCATTGTCACAATGGATGGGGATGGTCAGCACGATCCGGGACAGATATCGTCACTTGCCGCTCCCGTTCTGAATGGGGAATCCGATCTAGTAATTGGCTCTCGCTTTCTGGAGAGTAAGCATCGAATACCAGCCTACCGGAAAGCAGGCCAAAAGGTGCTCAACGGACTGACCAACGCTGCATGTGAGCTCGACATAACCGATTCCCAATCCGGTTTCCGCGCTCTCAGCAAGACTGCCATTTCCAACCTTGACTTTCATTCGAAGGGGTACAATATCGAATCCGATATGATCTGCAATTTCGCGGAGAAGGGGCTCAGAGTCAGGGAGGTCCCTATTACCGCTATCTATGATGTGCCAAACAAACACAAGAAGCACCCAGTGACCCATGGCCTGTCCGTGATGGGCAGGATAATCAACACGGTCAGCAAGAACAGGCCCCTGCTCATGATTGGCGTTCCTGGTTTCGTTATCGCATGCGTTGGACTGATATTGGGTTTCCTCTCACTATTTGAGTTGACCATTTGGGGCATGGGGTGGCTTTTCCAGACCGTGGTTGCTGCTTTCCTGTTCACCCTCGGATTCGTCATGTGCATCTGTGCACTTGTGCTGAACTCGCTCTCGGATCTTCTGAGAGGCATCAAGAATTACCTGGAAAAACAGGATGTGAAGCCCCAATGTCGTGGTGCGGATGATTTCCTTGGAGAAATGCCGCCCGAGACAAGGAACATCCTTTCACAGAATGTATCCTCGGCTCAAGGCCATATACCAGATATCGCTCTGGAGAACGCTGTGATGAAGGAGATCAACAACTGA
- a CDS encoding DUF5320 domain-containing protein, with the protein MPRGDGTGPMGAGPMTGRRAGLCVGYPMPGFANPEVPRMGMGWGRRRGFGRGRGLGMGYGRGPGRGYGRFYGWGQCYDPYFDQPYDPYYDPYYMPPRRGSWYRW; encoded by the coding sequence ATGCCCAGAGGAGATGGAACGGGCCCCATGGGAGCAGGTCCCATGACAGGTAGAAGGGCCGGATTGTGTGTCGGGTATCCCATGCCGGGTTTCGCCAACCCAGAAGTTCCCAGAATGGGAATGGGATGGGGCAGAAGGCGTGGCTTCGGAAGGGGAAGAGGCCTTGGCATGGGATACGGCAGAGGTCCCGGTAGGGGGTACGGCCGATTCTATGGTTGGGGTCAGTGCTACGACCCTTACTTTGACCAACCCTACGACCCGTACTATGACCCATACTACATGCCCCCAAGGCGCGGGTCCTGGTATCGCTGGTGA
- a CDS encoding iron-sulfur cluster assembly scaffold protein gives MSEKDPFEKAIEEIQARIVEDEERLYSPIVLKESRNPYHMWKMEDAHGRAQVQGICGDTMWIYLKVDGKTILEASFETDGCGATMAVGSRLMKMVEGLELADVLMMTDDDLIDELGGLPEDSLHCAGLAVSTLYKAVDDLYAKGVVG, from the coding sequence GTGAGTGAGAAGGACCCGTTCGAGAAGGCCATTGAGGAGATACAGGCCAGGATAGTCGAAGATGAGGAACGCCTCTACTCGCCGATCGTATTGAAGGAATCACGGAACCCCTACCACATGTGGAAGATGGAGGACGCTCATGGCCGGGCCCAGGTTCAGGGGATCTGCGGGGACACCATGTGGATCTACCTGAAGGTCGATGGAAAGACTATCCTGGAGGCGAGCTTTGAGACCGATGGTTGCGGGGCAACCATGGCCGTGGGGAGCAGGTTGATGAAGATGGTCGAGGGCTTGGAACTCGCAGATGTGCTGATGATGACCGATGACGATCTAATTGATGAGTTGGGAGGCCTTCCAGAGGACAGCCTGCACTGCGCAGGTCTCGCCGTCTCGACCCTATATAAGGCGGTTGATGACCTATACGCTAAGGGCGTAGTAGGGTAA
- a CDS encoding hydrogenase iron-sulfur subunit, with product MGENGCRIGVFLCNCGGTIDSIDLLEVADHCRKIDDVIHVEMYDFLCSPSMSESMGQTIRDYDLERIVIGACSPRIYMDHFRDIIESSGMNRYMVEMANLREQCAWIHTCDGKGATEKAKDQMLMAIARSRRMTPSIHGTIASVDAELCDGCGVCKTVCEADAISIVSRKDAEGLLSNVDPKICEGCGVCVSSCPSGAMDMELFSNDEILAEVDAATEGSNGFPHIVIFACHWCGYAAGDMAGIKRIQMDPRFRVVRTLCSARVDPEWILRALSNGADGVMIIGGKPGHCHFEVGSLRTRKRMTLLGKLLAQFGFDRGRFSVAWIDADQAEEYANVVDSFIEEVVKLGPNPMNEPREEVSGLTGTWAEKLARLKE from the coding sequence ATGGGCGAAAATGGCTGCAGAATTGGAGTTTTTCTCTGCAATTGCGGTGGTACTATTGACAGCATAGACCTCCTTGAGGTGGCGGATCATTGCAGGAAGATAGATGATGTGATCCATGTTGAGATGTACGATTTCCTCTGTTCTCCCAGCATGAGCGAGTCCATGGGTCAGACCATCAGAGATTATGATCTCGAGAGGATCGTGATAGGAGCCTGCTCACCGAGAATCTACATGGATCACTTTCGGGATATCATCGAGAGTTCTGGGATGAATCGCTATATGGTCGAGATGGCCAACCTACGAGAGCAGTGCGCTTGGATACACACCTGCGATGGCAAGGGGGCAACAGAGAAGGCCAAGGACCAGATGCTCATGGCCATCGCGAGATCAAGAAGGATGACTCCCTCGATCCACGGCACGATCGCTTCGGTCGATGCCGAACTCTGCGACGGATGCGGTGTGTGCAAGACCGTCTGTGAGGCTGACGCGATATCCATTGTCTCCCGTAAGGATGCAGAGGGGCTGCTATCCAATGTGGATCCCAAGATCTGCGAGGGCTGCGGTGTCTGTGTCTCCTCATGCCCCAGCGGTGCTATGGACATGGAGCTCTTCTCCAACGATGAAATCCTTGCAGAGGTTGACGCCGCTACCGAGGGAAGCAATGGATTTCCTCACATCGTGATATTCGCCTGCCACTGGTGCGGCTACGCGGCGGGTGACATGGCTGGCATCAAGCGCATCCAGATGGATCCAAGGTTTCGGGTCGTCAGAACACTCTGCTCAGCCAGGGTCGATCCCGAATGGATACTGAGGGCGCTTTCCAATGGAGCTGATGGAGTCATGATAATTGGTGGAAAACCAGGACATTGTCACTTTGAGGTTGGCTCCCTTCGCACCAGAAAGAGAATGACCTTGCTTGGAAAGCTGCTTGCACAGTTCGGCTTCGACAGGGGGCGGTTCAGCGTAGCTTGGATAGACGCAGATCAGGCCGAGGAGTACGCCAATGTCGTGGACAGCTTCATAGAAGAGGTGGTGAAGCTGGGTCCAAACCCAATGAACGAACCCAGGGAGGAGGTCTCTGGACTCACTGGAACCTGGGCGGAGAAGCTGGCCCGGTTGAAGGAGTAG
- a CDS encoding radical SAM protein: MAIHKVTYNPDYRRGNVHNHGCGFKCTWCSYRLKEREMPCRFLHDDEVKTALSNLDVDRVHFIGGEPTTYPGLAELASFAHDEMGVVTKLGHSNGARVPPEGIDEANISIKTLKENIHVDHCGVPSSMVQSNFRTAYENGVKLDASSVLIPGLIDVEEILRIAEFVSSIDDTIPYHIIGYIPVPDAPWRRPSFEEVQRAEAGAKQWLKTVTLSCWSEKEWSMDPAERDQRYRKIRVA, from the coding sequence ATGGCTATTCACAAGGTAACATATAACCCCGACTATCGGAGAGGGAATGTCCACAATCACGGTTGCGGCTTCAAGTGTACATGGTGTTCCTACCGATTGAAGGAAAGGGAGATGCCCTGTAGGTTCCTCCACGATGATGAGGTCAAGACAGCACTGTCCAATCTCGATGTGGACCGGGTGCATTTCATAGGAGGGGAGCCCACCACGTATCCTGGACTTGCCGAACTGGCGAGTTTTGCTCATGACGAGATGGGGGTTGTCACCAAGTTAGGCCACTCAAATGGAGCTAGAGTTCCCCCTGAGGGCATCGACGAGGCGAACATCAGCATCAAGACACTCAAGGAAAACATCCATGTGGACCACTGCGGGGTACCGAGCAGCATGGTCCAGAGCAACTTCAGGACCGCATACGAGAACGGTGTGAAGCTGGACGCGAGTTCGGTGCTCATTCCAGGCTTGATCGATGTCGAGGAGATATTGAGGATCGCCGAGTTCGTGTCTTCGATTGACGATACCATCCCGTACCACATCATAGGCTACATCCCGGTCCCTGACGCACCATGGAGAAGACCAAGTTTCGAAGAGGTGCAGAGGGCCGAAGCCGGCGCAAAACAATGGCTAAAGACTGTCACACTATCCTGCTGGTCAGAGAAAGAATGGAGCATGGATCCCGCGGAAAGGGACCAGAGATACAGGAAGATAAGGGTGGCCTGA
- a CDS encoding DUF59 domain-containing protein: MRRTEDVLRTEIIESLRGVMIPESNASVYDLDLVHDVQIKDGHVRLIFSPGAMLCSSVQVAFSIKQAVGSVSGVRKVEIHVADYERVVLSKNVD, translated from the coding sequence TTGAGACGTACGGAGGACGTTCTAAGGACTGAGATCATAGAATCCCTGCGTGGGGTGATGATTCCCGAGAGCAACGCCTCTGTCTATGACCTAGATCTGGTTCATGATGTGCAAATCAAGGATGGGCATGTCCGGTTGATCTTCTCTCCCGGGGCAATGCTGTGTTCCAGCGTTCAGGTAGCCTTCAGCATTAAACAAGCGGTGGGATCCGTTTCCGGAGTTCGCAAGGTCGAAATTCACGTGGCGGACTACGAGAGGGTAGTTCTATCAAAGAATGTTGATTGA
- a CDS encoding rubrerythrin: protein MMHTIPIDLNRVKQEDIDREILRTAIIAELDAINLYEQMAALAKDVNIKKVLMEIAGEEKTHVGEFQTMLLMKDEEQVKELEAGREEVEEMLEE, encoded by the coding sequence ATGATGCATACAATACCGATCGATCTTAATAGGGTCAAGCAAGAGGACATCGACCGTGAGATTCTAAGAACGGCAATCATCGCTGAGCTGGATGCCATTAACCTCTATGAGCAGATGGCCGCCTTGGCCAAGGATGTGAACATCAAGAAGGTCCTGATGGAAATTGCGGGCGAGGAGAAGACACACGTCGGTGAGTTCCAGACCATGCTCTTGATGAAAGATGAAGAGCAGGTGAAGGAGCTCGAAGCCGGCAGGGAGGAAGTCGAGGAGATGTTGGAGGAGTGA